One genomic region from Aquificaceae bacterium encodes:
- the argF gene encoding ornithine carbamoyltransferase, with protein sequence MKRNFVDLWEISPEEGWSILQDALSIKRGIDKERYLEGKNIALYFTKPSTRTRVSFEVAIAQLGGNTIFLQENSLQVSRGEDLKDTARTLSRYVDGIVIRTDSHKKLEEFAKYSDIPVINALTDMAHPCQILSDIFTLYEVFGEDVRSIKIAYVGDGNNVCNTWLVGAGLFGLKLFVATPEGYEPSSLYYQAGEDLCKITGGSIYLTTNPVEAVRDAHVVYTDVWVSMNQDRKEEKLQALRPYQVNKELLSYAKPEVKVMHCLPAKKGEEITEEVFESHADFIFTQAENRLHTQKALLKFLFSNST encoded by the coding sequence AGGAAGGGTGGAGTATACTCCAAGACGCTCTAAGTATAAAGAGAGGTATTGATAAGGAGCGTTATTTAGAAGGGAAAAACATAGCCTTATACTTTACAAAACCCTCTACAAGGACTCGCGTATCCTTTGAGGTAGCCATAGCTCAGCTTGGTGGTAATACCATATTTCTACAGGAGAATAGTCTGCAGGTTTCAAGGGGTGAAGACCTAAAGGATACCGCAAGGACCCTTTCAAGATATGTGGATGGGATAGTTATAAGGACAGACTCCCACAAAAAGTTAGAGGAGTTTGCCAAATACTCGGATATACCGGTGATAAACGCCCTTACAGATATGGCACATCCGTGCCAGATACTGAGTGATATTTTTACCCTTTACGAAGTTTTTGGGGAAGATGTGCGGAGTATCAAAATAGCTTATGTGGGAGATGGAAACAACGTATGCAACACATGGCTTGTGGGTGCGGGTCTTTTTGGTCTTAAGCTCTTTGTGGCAACTCCAGAGGGTTATGAGCCAAGCAGTCTATACTATCAAGCTGGTGAAGACCTATGTAAGATAACTGGTGGTAGCATATATCTAACTACAAACCCCGTAGAGGCGGTAAGGGACGCTCATGTGGTATACACGGATGTATGGGTTAGCATGAACCAAGATAGAAAAGAGGAAAAGCTACAAGCCCTAAGACCCTATCAGGTAAACAAGGAATTACTTTCATACGCAAAGCCCGAGGTTAAAGTGATGCACTGTCTTCCTGCAAAGAAGGGAGAGGAGATAACAGAAGAAGTTTTTGAGTCCCATGCGGACTTTATCTTCACGCAGGCAGAAAACAGGCTTCACACTCAAAAGGCACTACTTAAGTTTTTGTTTTCTAACTCTACTTGA
- the glmS gene encoding glutamine--fructose-6-phosphate transaminase (isomerizing): MCGIVGYAGTNPALLVLLQGLERLEYRGYDSAGVALIEDGKLYVEKKVGKIRELIRSLWGKELKATTGIGHTRWATHGEVCELNAHPHVDSKGEFAVVHNGIIENYRELKEELQRQGIEYKTQTDTETIAHLISLNYEGDLLKAVLKAIKKLKGAYAFAVITVKEPNRIVAVRYGSPLVVGVGKKENFIASDIPALLPFTKDVIPLNDGEIVDLRPDGFFIYDFEGNLLTKEIMHVPWDVLSAEKGGFKHFMLKEIFEQPRTLGDTIRGYISRSYDIPINLRDFRRVLVVACGTSYHAGLVGKYWIEKYAKIPVELVYASELRYSDSPVGEGDLIIAISQSGETADTRFASLAMKEKGATLLSIVNVIGSALDRESDYSLYTHAGPEIGVAATKTFTAQLAVLYSLAVSHSEERENLMENLLKVPHLVEEVLSEAEKVREVALKYAEFKNAIYLGRYLSYPVALEGALKLKEISYIHAEGYPAGEMKHGPIALIDERMPVVAIAPMDRVYEKILSNIEEVLARKGKVISVGFRKDQKLKELCQDLLEVPQIEEDLTPFLTVIPLQLFAYYIADYLGLDVDQPRNLAKTVTVE, from the coding sequence ATGTGCGGAATAGTAGGCTATGCAGGAACAAATCCTGCACTTTTGGTTTTACTCCAAGGGCTTGAAAGGCTTGAGTATAGAGGTTATGACTCTGCCGGTGTGGCTCTCATAGAAGATGGAAAGCTCTATGTGGAAAAGAAAGTGGGTAAGATAAGGGAACTTATAAGAAGTCTATGGGGAAAGGAGTTAAAGGCTACCACAGGCATAGGACACACACGGTGGGCAACCCACGGAGAGGTTTGTGAACTAAACGCTCATCCTCATGTGGACAGCAAAGGTGAGTTTGCGGTGGTCCACAATGGCATTATAGAAAACTACAGAGAACTAAAGGAAGAGCTTCAAAGGCAAGGTATAGAATACAAGACGCAGACAGATACAGAAACCATAGCACACCTTATTTCTCTTAACTATGAGGGAGACCTTCTCAAAGCGGTCCTCAAAGCTATAAAAAAGCTAAAGGGGGCGTATGCTTTTGCGGTGATAACTGTCAAAGAGCCAAACAGAATAGTGGCGGTGCGATACGGAAGCCCCCTTGTGGTAGGTGTGGGCAAAAAGGAGAACTTCATCGCCTCTGATATACCAGCTCTTTTGCCCTTTACAAAGGATGTAATACCTCTCAATGACGGAGAGATAGTGGACCTAAGACCTGACGGCTTTTTCATATACGACTTTGAAGGCAACCTGCTTACCAAGGAGATAATGCATGTGCCTTGGGATGTGCTATCTGCAGAAAAGGGTGGCTTTAAGCACTTTATGCTAAAGGAGATATTTGAACAGCCAAGAACCCTTGGAGATACCATAAGAGGCTACATTTCAAGAAGCTATGACATACCAATAAACCTAAGAGACTTTCGCAGGGTATTGGTAGTTGCCTGCGGAACTTCCTATCATGCAGGTCTTGTGGGTAAGTATTGGATAGAAAAGTATGCAAAAATTCCTGTGGAGCTCGTATACGCTTCGGAGCTTAGATACTCAGACAGCCCAGTAGGAGAGGGAGACCTAATAATAGCCATATCCCAATCTGGCGAAACCGCAGATACGAGGTTTGCCTCCCTTGCTATGAAAGAAAAGGGAGCAACGCTTCTTTCTATTGTGAATGTGATAGGCAGTGCTTTAGACAGGGAATCTGATTATAGCCTTTACACTCACGCAGGACCAGAGATTGGCGTTGCAGCTACAAAAACCTTTACCGCACAGCTTGCAGTTCTCTATTCCCTTGCGGTGAGCCACTCCGAGGAAAGGGAAAACCTTATGGAAAATCTTCTTAAAGTTCCTCACCTTGTGGAAGAGGTCCTTTCAGAGGCAGAAAAGGTAAGGGAGGTTGCCCTCAAGTATGCGGAGTTTAAAAACGCCATATATCTTGGCAGGTATCTGAGCTATCCAGTAGCCCTTGAAGGTGCACTAAAGCTAAAGGAAATATCCTACATACATGCGGAAGGCTATCCTGCGGGAGAGATGAAACACGGACCCATAGCCCTTATAGATGAGCGTATGCCCGTTGTAGCCATAGCACCAATGGACAGGGTTTACGAGAAAATCTTGTCTAACATAGAGGAAGTGCTCGCAAGGAAAGGAAAAGTAATAAGCGTTGGCTTTAGAAAAGACCAAAAGCTAAAAGAGCTCTGTCAGGACCTCCTGGAAGTGCCACAGATAGAAGAAGACCTCACACCTTTCTTGACAGTTATTCCACTACAGCTCTTTGCCTACTATATAGCGGACTATCTTGGTCTTGACGTAGACCAGCCACGAAACCTTGCCAAGACGGTTACTGTGGAGTAA
- a CDS encoding CZB domain-containing protein, with protein sequence MVGLLSLLRDLDIYLSQHALYISKLERAIESGQPFEHKTCRECAFGKKFYEEVYPRMEEYEDEIKELLYEIEKLHCDFHEVASKIDTQNPKPEDMEIIKKIKEHSTRLFQLLLTLKREILK encoded by the coding sequence ATGGTTGGACTATTAAGTTTATTAAGAGACTTGGACATATATCTCTCTCAGCATGCCTTGTATATTTCCAAACTGGAAAGAGCTATAGAAAGCGGTCAACCCTTTGAACATAAAACCTGTAGAGAATGTGCCTTTGGGAAAAAGTTTTACGAAGAGGTTTATCCTCGTATGGAAGAATACGAAGATGAGATTAAGGAGCTACTATATGAAATAGAAAAACTTCATTGTGATTTTCATGAGGTAGCCAGCAAGATAGATACTCAAAACCCAAAGCCAGAGGATATGGAAATAATAAAAAAGATTAAAGAACACTCCACTCGCCTATTCCAGCTACTTCTTACATTAAAGAGAGAAATCCTCAAGTAG